One genomic window of Azospirillum sp. TSH58 includes the following:
- a CDS encoding type 1 glutamine amidotransferase, with translation MRILVVQNNRNAPAGLVGNALAEFGATLVTVAADEGEALPATPEGYHGLLVLGGPQDAWNDAQGPHFSRVMELIRAFAAEERPVMGICLGAQLAARAFGARVYRHSVAEIGVGAVRLFDAASDDPLLGGLAPELHMVQWHYDTFEFPEGAVPLAWSDACMRQAFRLGRNLYAFQFHPEADAAIVRGWAEKFGVDSRERNRAVLDGLDAALERHLPAAGTVARTISRRWLDLVIERAA, from the coding sequence ATGCGCATCCTGGTCGTCCAGAACAACCGAAACGCCCCCGCCGGACTCGTCGGGAACGCGCTGGCCGAGTTCGGCGCGACGCTGGTCACCGTCGCCGCGGACGAGGGGGAGGCGCTGCCCGCCACGCCGGAGGGTTATCACGGGCTGCTGGTTCTCGGCGGACCGCAGGACGCCTGGAACGACGCGCAGGGGCCGCACTTTTCGCGGGTCATGGAACTGATCCGCGCCTTCGCGGCGGAGGAGCGCCCGGTGATGGGCATCTGCCTTGGGGCGCAGTTGGCTGCCCGTGCCTTCGGCGCCCGCGTCTACCGCCATTCGGTGGCGGAGATCGGCGTGGGCGCGGTCCGGCTGTTCGACGCCGCTTCGGACGATCCGCTGCTCGGCGGGCTGGCGCCGGAACTGCACATGGTGCAGTGGCACTACGACACCTTCGAGTTTCCCGAAGGCGCCGTGCCGCTGGCCTGGAGCGACGCCTGCATGCGTCAGGCCTTCCGGCTCGGCCGCAACCTCTACGCCTTCCAGTTCCACCCGGAGGCCGACGCCGCCATCGTCCGCGGCTGGGCGGAGAAGTTCGGCGTCGACTCGCGGGAGCGCAACCGGGCCGTCCTCGACGGGCTGGACGCCGCGCTGGAGCGGCATCTGCCCGCCGCCGGGACGGTCGCCCGGACGATCTCCCGCCGCTGGCTGGATCTGGTGATCGAACGGGCCGCCTGA
- a CDS encoding NTP transferase domain-containing protein, producing MFFGPLPLRELEGAILAHSVRRGSVSFKKGRILSAEDVTALRDAGLTTVTAAKPGPDDVGEDAAAARIAAALKGQEITVGAAFTGRVNLFAESRGLFVPDVERINALNLIDESVTVATLPAFAPVEPGQMVATVKIIPFAAPRGAVEGAEVEASAGMPALRVAPFRPLTAALIQTRLPGVKDSVLDKTVAVTRNRLEAMGGRLVRDSRCYHGEAALADAIAAAGRVDLLLIAGASAITDRRDVLPAGIERAGGVIEHFGMPVDPGNLLLLARIGETPVLGLPGCARSPKLNGFDWVLQRIAAGIPVPRADVMRMGVGGLLAEIPSRPLPRAGAVAVEPPRAPRIAALVLAAGRSSRMGGSNKLLADVGGEPLVVRTVEAVLASQAKPVVVVTGHMAEAVSAPLAGRPLTIVHNPSFADGLSASLRAGLAALPADVDGVVVCLGDMPRVTPQAIDRLIAAYNPLEGRTVCVPTVQGKRGNPVLWDRGFFAEMAKLTGDAGAKTLLTTHADQVVEVPVEDGGILYDVDTPELLAELRG from the coding sequence ATGTTTTTCGGCCCGCTGCCCTTGCGGGAGCTGGAGGGCGCCATCCTGGCGCATTCGGTCCGCCGCGGCTCCGTCAGCTTCAAGAAGGGCCGCATCCTCAGCGCCGAGGACGTGACGGCGCTGCGCGACGCCGGCCTCACGACGGTGACCGCCGCCAAGCCCGGCCCCGACGATGTGGGGGAGGACGCGGCGGCGGCCCGCATCGCCGCCGCCCTGAAGGGGCAGGAGATCACCGTCGGCGCCGCCTTCACCGGCCGCGTCAATCTGTTCGCGGAATCGCGCGGCCTGTTCGTTCCGGATGTCGAACGGATCAACGCGCTGAACCTCATCGACGAAAGCGTAACGGTCGCCACCCTGCCCGCCTTCGCGCCGGTCGAGCCCGGCCAGATGGTCGCCACGGTCAAGATCATCCCCTTCGCCGCCCCCCGCGGCGCCGTGGAGGGGGCGGAGGTCGAAGCGTCCGCCGGGATGCCGGCGCTGCGCGTCGCCCCCTTCCGTCCGCTGACCGCCGCGCTGATCCAGACCCGCCTGCCCGGCGTGAAGGACAGCGTCCTCGACAAGACCGTGGCCGTGACGCGGAACCGTCTGGAGGCGATGGGCGGGCGGCTGGTCCGCGATTCGCGCTGCTACCATGGGGAGGCGGCTCTGGCCGACGCCATCGCGGCGGCGGGGCGCGTCGATCTGCTGCTGATCGCCGGGGCCTCCGCCATCACCGACCGGCGCGACGTGCTGCCGGCGGGCATCGAGCGGGCGGGCGGCGTGATCGAGCATTTCGGCATGCCGGTCGATCCCGGCAACCTGCTGCTGCTGGCCCGCATCGGCGAGACGCCGGTGCTCGGCCTGCCCGGCTGCGCGCGGTCGCCCAAGCTGAACGGCTTCGACTGGGTGCTTCAGCGCATCGCCGCGGGCATTCCGGTGCCGCGGGCCGACGTCATGCGCATGGGCGTGGGCGGCCTGCTGGCCGAGATTCCCAGCCGCCCCCTGCCCCGCGCCGGCGCCGTCGCGGTGGAGCCGCCGCGGGCGCCGCGCATCGCCGCGCTGGTGCTGGCCGCCGGACGGTCGAGCCGGATGGGCGGCAGCAACAAGCTGCTGGCCGATGTCGGCGGGGAGCCGCTGGTCGTCCGCACGGTCGAAGCGGTGCTGGCCTCGCAGGCCAAGCCGGTGGTGGTGGTGACCGGCCACATGGCGGAGGCGGTGTCCGCGCCGCTGGCCGGACGCCCGCTGACCATCGTCCACAACCCGTCCTTCGCCGACGGGCTCAGCGCCTCGCTGCGCGCCGGGCTGGCCGCCCTGCCGGCGGATGTGGATGGGGTGGTGGTGTGCCTCGGCGACATGCCGCGCGTCACGCCGCAGGCCATCGACCGGCTGATCGCCGCCTACAACCCGCTGGAGGGCCGGACCGTCTGCGTCCCGACCGTCCAGGGCAAGCGCGGCAACCCGGTCCTGTGGGACCGCGGCTTTTTCGCGGAGATGGCGAAGCTGACCGGCGATGCCGGCGCCAAGACCCTGCTGACCACCCACGCCGATCAGGTGGTGGAGGTGCCGGTGGAGGACGGCGGCATCCTCTATGACGTGGACACGCCGGAGCTTCTGGCGGAACTGCGCGGGTAA
- a CDS encoding XdhC family protein: MKRDITERLLAARKAGRPVALVTDLGTGLQTLVYEDAVHGGFGLEADRLAEVRERLRQDRSGLITDPEDEEDGAQLFVQTHNPPLRLLVVGAVHIAQALAPLAALTGYAVTVIDPRGSFATESRFPGVSLHDSWPDEALTDLKIDNRTAVVTLTHDPKLDDPALLVALRSPAFYVGSLGSRRTHAKRLERLMEQGVTDAELARIHAPVGLDIGAVTPAEIALSVMAQITAVRRKAGAA, from the coding sequence ATGAAGCGCGACATCACCGAACGGCTGCTGGCCGCCCGCAAGGCCGGGCGTCCCGTGGCCCTGGTCACCGACCTCGGCACCGGCCTGCAGACGCTGGTCTACGAGGACGCCGTCCACGGCGGCTTCGGGCTGGAGGCCGACCGTCTGGCGGAGGTCCGGGAACGGCTGCGCCAGGATCGTTCCGGCCTCATCACCGATCCGGAGGACGAGGAGGACGGCGCCCAGCTGTTCGTTCAGACCCACAACCCGCCGCTTCGCCTGCTGGTGGTCGGCGCCGTGCACATCGCCCAGGCGCTGGCCCCCCTCGCCGCGCTGACCGGCTACGCCGTCACGGTCATCGACCCGCGCGGCTCCTTCGCCACGGAATCGCGCTTTCCCGGCGTCTCCCTGCACGATTCCTGGCCGGACGAAGCCTTGACGGATCTGAAGATCGACAATCGGACCGCCGTGGTGACCCTGACCCACGACCCCAAGCTGGACGACCCGGCCCTGTTGGTGGCCCTGCGCTCCCCGGCCTTCTACGTCGGCTCGCTCGGCAGCCGGCGCACCCACGCCAAGCGGCTGGAGCGGCTGATGGAGCAGGGCGTGACCGACGCGGAGCTGGCGCGCATCCACGCCCCGGTCGGGCTGGACATCGGCGCCGTGACCCCGGCGGAGATCGCCCTGTCGGTCATGGCCCAGATCACCGCCGTGCGGCGCAAGGCCGGCGCGGCCTGA
- a CDS encoding XdhC family protein has translation MKDDILEQAAGWRAEGRKVALATVVATWGSSPRPVGSQMAVDDAGSMIGSVSGGCIEGAVVHEARKTMEDGEPRMISFGVSNEMAWEVGLACGGRVQVYVEAVE, from the coding sequence ATGAAAGACGATATTCTGGAGCAGGCCGCGGGCTGGCGCGCGGAGGGCCGCAAGGTGGCCCTGGCGACGGTGGTCGCCACCTGGGGGTCCTCCCCCCGCCCGGTGGGCAGCCAGATGGCGGTGGACGACGCCGGTTCGATGATCGGCTCGGTCTCCGGCGGCTGCATCGAGGGGGCCGTGGTGCACGAGGCGCGCAAGACCATGGAGGACGGCGAGCCCCGGATGATCTCCTTCGGGGTCAGCAACGAAATGGCCTGGGAGGTCGGGCTGGCCTGCGGCGGGCGGGTGCAGGTCTATGTCGAGGCCGTGGAATGA
- a CDS encoding VWA domain-containing protein, translated as MQGGLAINLMHFARALRAAGLPVGPGKLLQAVEAVEAVGIGNRADFYWALHAVFVNRRDQREVFDQAFHVFWRNPDILKRMMGLMLPTIRTESPDSQDPLSRRVADALRGTAPEAEGPEKSEIEVDAAFTVSAQERLQEKDFEKMSAAEMAEAKRMLARIALPVAEVTTRRHRPDPQGPRVDPRATLRRMLRSGGDLADLARRSRRTRPPPLVVLCDISGSMTRYSRMLLHFMHAVSNDRDRVHSFVFGTRLTNITRHLRHKDVDVALDAVSAAVADWSGGTRIGTALHAFNRIWARRVLGQGAVVLLITDGLDRDAGEGLAVEAERLHKSCRRLVWLNPLLRWEGFAPKSSGIRALLPHVDDFRPVHNLNSLAGLADALNRDGPRRAESLRKWLKEAA; from the coding sequence ATGCAAGGCGGCCTCGCCATCAACCTGATGCATTTCGCCCGCGCGCTGCGGGCGGCGGGTCTGCCGGTCGGACCGGGCAAACTGCTCCAGGCCGTCGAGGCGGTGGAGGCGGTGGGGATCGGCAACCGGGCGGATTTCTATTGGGCGCTGCACGCCGTCTTCGTGAACCGGCGCGACCAGCGGGAGGTCTTCGACCAGGCCTTCCACGTCTTCTGGCGCAACCCGGACATCCTGAAGCGGATGATGGGGCTGATGCTGCCGACCATCCGCACGGAGTCGCCGGACAGCCAGGACCCGCTGTCCCGCCGCGTCGCCGACGCGCTGCGCGGCACCGCGCCGGAGGCCGAGGGGCCGGAGAAGTCGGAGATCGAGGTGGACGCCGCCTTCACCGTTTCAGCCCAGGAACGGTTGCAGGAGAAGGACTTCGAGAAAATGTCGGCGGCGGAAATGGCCGAGGCCAAGCGCATGCTCGCCCGCATCGCCCTGCCGGTGGCCGAGGTGACGACCCGCCGCCATCGCCCCGACCCGCAGGGGCCGCGCGTGGACCCGCGGGCGACGCTGCGGCGGATGCTGCGCTCCGGCGGGGACTTGGCCGATCTGGCGCGGCGCAGCCGCCGCACGCGGCCGCCGCCGCTGGTGGTGCTGTGCGACATCTCCGGCTCCATGACGCGCTATTCGCGGATGCTGCTGCATTTCATGCACGCGGTCAGCAACGACCGCGACCGGGTGCACAGCTTCGTCTTCGGCACCCGCCTGACCAACATCACCCGCCATCTGCGGCACAAGGACGTGGACGTGGCGCTGGACGCCGTGTCGGCGGCGGTGGCCGACTGGTCGGGCGGAACGCGCATCGGCACGGCGCTGCATGCCTTCAACCGGATCTGGGCGCGCCGGGTCCTCGGCCAGGGGGCGGTGGTTCTGCTCATCACCGACGGGCTGGACAGGGATGCCGGCGAGGGGCTTGCGGTGGAGGCCGAACGCCTGCACAAGAGCTGCCGCCGTCTGGTCTGGCTGAACCCGCTCTTGCGGTGGGAGGGGTTCGCACCAAAATCCAGCGGTATCCGGGCCTTGTTGCCGCATGTGGACGACTTCCGCCCGGTCCACAACCTGAACAGTCTGGCCGGGCTCGCCGACGCGCTGAACCGCGACGGGCCGCGACGGGCCGAAAGCCTGCGCAAGTGGCTGAAGGAGGCCGCATGA
- a CDS encoding MoxR family ATPase codes for MSNTLPASVDATLDLLRRGNYVADRSLATALYLALKLRRPLFLEGEAGVGKTEIAKVLSATLGRRLLRLQCYEGLDVAAAVYEWNYARQMMEIRLAEASGDRDRDALAADLFSERFLIKRPLLQALEPDPAGAPVLLIDELDRTDEPFEAYLLEILSDFQVSIPEFGTVTAPEPPIVILTSNRTREIHDALKRRCFYHWVDYPNAERERAILAVKAPEADARLAAQVVGVVQSLRGMDLYKAPGVAETLDWAQALVELNQLELEPSVINDTLGTLLKYQDDIARIQGSEAARILAQVKTELAASTAR; via the coding sequence ATGTCCAACACCCTCCCCGCTTCCGTCGATGCCACGCTGGACCTGCTGCGGCGGGGGAACTACGTCGCCGACCGGTCCCTGGCGACGGCGCTGTACCTCGCGCTGAAGCTGCGGCGCCCGCTGTTCCTGGAGGGCGAGGCCGGGGTCGGCAAGACCGAGATCGCCAAGGTGCTGTCCGCCACGCTGGGCCGGCGCCTGCTGCGGCTGCAATGCTACGAGGGGCTGGACGTCGCCGCGGCGGTCTATGAGTGGAACTACGCCCGGCAGATGATGGAGATCCGGCTGGCCGAGGCGTCGGGCGACCGCGACCGGGACGCGCTCGCCGCCGACCTCTTTTCCGAGCGCTTCCTCATCAAACGTCCGCTGCTCCAGGCGCTTGAGCCAGATCCGGCCGGGGCGCCCGTCCTGCTGATCGACGAGCTGGACCGCACCGACGAGCCGTTCGAAGCCTATCTCCTCGAAATCCTTTCCGACTTCCAGGTCTCGATCCCGGAGTTCGGCACGGTCACGGCGCCGGAGCCGCCCATCGTCATCCTGACCTCCAACCGCACCCGCGAGATTCACGACGCGCTGAAGCGGCGCTGCTTCTACCACTGGGTCGATTACCCCAACGCCGAACGCGAACGCGCCATCCTGGCGGTGAAGGCGCCGGAGGCCGACGCGCGGCTGGCCGCCCAGGTCGTCGGCGTCGTGCAGAGCCTGCGCGGGATGGACCTCTACAAGGCGCCGGGCGTCGCGGAGACTCTGGACTGGGCGCAGGCGCTGGTCGAACTGAACCAGCTGGAACTGGAACCCTCCGTCATCAACGACACGCTGGGCACGCTGCTGAAGTACCAGGACGACATCGCCCGCATCCAGGGCAGCGAGGCCGCGCGCATCCTGGCCCAGGTCAAGACGGAACTCGCCGCCTCCACGGCGCGGTGA
- a CDS encoding xanthine dehydrogenase family protein subunit M: MYAFTYHRPKSVADAVALQGQFEDPKLLGGGQTLLPTLKQRLARPSDLIDLGQIPELQGIREEAGGLTVGAFTRHAQVAHSDVVQRVIPALASLAEGIGDRQVRNMGTLGGSICNADPSADYPAAVVALKATVRTDRREIAGDDFFTGMFETALEPGEIVTAVHFQKPDKAAYAKFRNPASRYAIVGVFVAVFGSEVRVAVTGAGPSVFRADDMEAALAQDFRADALNGASVSADGLNADIHASADYRAHLVRVMARRAVEACG, encoded by the coding sequence ATGTACGCCTTCACCTATCACCGCCCCAAGAGCGTCGCCGACGCCGTCGCCCTGCAGGGCCAGTTCGAGGACCCCAAGCTGCTGGGCGGCGGGCAGACGCTCCTGCCGACTCTCAAGCAGCGCCTCGCCCGGCCGAGCGACCTGATCGACCTCGGCCAGATCCCGGAGCTTCAGGGCATCCGGGAGGAGGCCGGCGGCCTGACCGTCGGCGCCTTCACCCGCCACGCCCAGGTGGCCCATTCCGACGTCGTGCAGCGCGTCATCCCGGCGCTGGCCAGCCTCGCCGAAGGCATCGGCGACCGGCAGGTGCGCAACATGGGCACGCTCGGCGGGTCGATCTGCAACGCCGACCCCTCCGCCGACTACCCGGCCGCGGTCGTCGCGCTGAAGGCGACGGTGCGGACCGACCGGCGGGAGATCGCCGGCGACGACTTCTTCACCGGCATGTTCGAGACGGCGCTGGAGCCCGGTGAGATCGTCACCGCCGTGCATTTCCAGAAGCCCGACAAGGCCGCCTACGCCAAATTCCGCAACCCGGCCAGCCGCTACGCCATCGTCGGCGTCTTCGTGGCCGTGTTCGGCAGCGAGGTGCGCGTGGCGGTGACCGGCGCCGGCCCGTCCGTCTTCCGGGCGGACGACATGGAGGCGGCGCTGGCCCAGGACTTCCGCGCCGACGCCCTGAACGGCGCGTCGGTGTCGGCGGACGGGCTGAACGCCGACATCCACGCCAGCGCCGACTACCGCGCCCATCTGGTGCGGGTGATGGCCCGGCGCGCGGTGGAGGCGTGTGGGTAA
- a CDS encoding xanthine dehydrogenase family protein molybdopterin-binding subunit: MANPTGIGASVRRREDARFLTGRGTYTDDINRPGQTHAVFVRSPYAHARITGIDAAEAMQAPGVIAVLTGADMEADKVGSLPCGWQIHSKDGSPMKEPPHFPIARDRARYVGDAVAVVIAETREQAKDAAELVMVDYEELPAAVTSLKALEGGAPLVHDDVGGNLCFDWHLGDAAAVDAAFAQAAHVAKLDLVNQRLIPNAMEPRAALGEYDRATGEHTLTTTSQNPHVIRLLMGAFVLGIPEHKLRVVAPDVGGGFGSKIFHYGEEAVVTWAAKKVGRPVKWTAERSESFLTDAHGRDHVSHAELAMDQDGNFLALRVATIANMGAYLSTFAPSIPTYLYATLLAGQYKTPAIYAEVKAVFTNTVPVDAYRGAGRPEACYLIERLVEVAAAETGIDKTELRRRNFVPASAMPYQTPVALQYDTGDFAKNLDIALPLVDYDGFAARKAESARRGKLRGIGFATYIEACGIAPSNVAGALGARAGLYESAEVRFHPTGSVTVFTGSHSHGQGHETTFAQLVSERFGVPIDNVEIVHGDTSKIPFGMGTYGSRSLAVGGSAIVKAMDKVERKAKKIAAHMLEAAETDIEVKDGRFVVAGTDKALTIGDIALQAYVPHNFPLDELEPGLDEQAFYDPKNFTYPNGCHVCEVEIDPDTGVVQVVSFAAVDDFGRVINPLIVEGQVHGGLVQGIGQALYENCVYDEDSGQLITGSYMDYCMPRADDVPSFTVRYHEDQPCTHNPLGVKGCGEAGTIGASAAVMNAVVHALSEYGVTHLDMPATPERVWQAIRRHTPAQAAE; encoded by the coding sequence ATGGCGAACCCCACCGGCATCGGCGCTTCCGTGCGCCGGCGCGAGGACGCGCGCTTCCTGACCGGGCGCGGCACCTACACCGACGACATCAACCGGCCCGGCCAGACCCACGCGGTCTTCGTCCGGTCCCCCTACGCCCACGCCCGCATCACCGGCATCGACGCGGCCGAGGCCATGCAGGCCCCCGGCGTGATCGCCGTGCTGACCGGCGCCGACATGGAGGCCGACAAGGTCGGCAGCCTGCCCTGCGGCTGGCAGATCCATTCCAAGGACGGTTCCCCGATGAAGGAGCCGCCGCACTTCCCCATCGCCCGCGACCGGGCGCGCTACGTCGGCGACGCCGTCGCCGTGGTGATCGCCGAGACGCGCGAGCAGGCGAAGGACGCCGCCGAGCTGGTGATGGTCGATTACGAGGAGCTGCCGGCGGCGGTGACCTCGCTGAAGGCGCTGGAGGGCGGCGCGCCGCTGGTCCATGACGACGTCGGCGGCAACCTCTGCTTCGACTGGCATCTGGGCGACGCGGCGGCGGTGGACGCGGCCTTCGCACAGGCGGCCCATGTCGCCAAGCTCGATCTGGTCAACCAGCGGCTCATCCCCAACGCGATGGAGCCGCGGGCGGCCCTCGGCGAGTACGACCGGGCGACCGGCGAGCACACGCTGACCACCACCAGCCAGAATCCGCACGTCATCCGTCTGCTGATGGGCGCCTTCGTGCTGGGCATCCCGGAGCACAAGCTGCGCGTCGTCGCCCCCGACGTCGGCGGCGGCTTCGGCTCCAAGATCTTCCATTACGGGGAGGAGGCCGTCGTCACCTGGGCGGCGAAGAAGGTCGGACGCCCGGTGAAATGGACCGCCGAACGCTCCGAGAGCTTCCTGACCGATGCCCATGGCCGCGACCATGTCAGCCACGCCGAGCTGGCGATGGACCAGGACGGCAATTTCCTGGCTCTGCGCGTCGCGACCATCGCCAACATGGGCGCCTATCTGTCGACCTTCGCGCCGTCGATCCCGACCTACCTCTACGCCACGCTGCTGGCCGGCCAGTACAAGACCCCGGCGATCTACGCCGAGGTGAAGGCGGTCTTCACCAACACCGTGCCGGTGGACGCCTACCGCGGCGCCGGCCGTCCCGAGGCCTGCTACCTGATCGAGCGGCTGGTCGAGGTCGCCGCCGCCGAGACGGGCATCGACAAGACGGAGCTGCGCCGCCGCAACTTCGTGCCGGCCAGCGCCATGCCCTACCAGACCCCGGTGGCGCTGCAGTACGACACGGGCGACTTCGCCAAGAATCTCGACATCGCCCTGCCCCTGGTCGATTACGACGGCTTCGCGGCGCGCAAGGCCGAGTCCGCCCGGCGCGGCAAGCTGCGCGGCATCGGCTTCGCCACCTACATCGAGGCCTGCGGCATCGCGCCGAGCAACGTCGCGGGGGCGCTGGGCGCGCGGGCGGGGCTGTATGAATCGGCGGAGGTGCGCTTCCACCCGACCGGCTCGGTGACGGTCTTCACCGGCTCCCACAGCCATGGCCAGGGGCACGAGACGACCTTCGCGCAGCTCGTCTCCGAGCGCTTCGGCGTGCCGATCGACAATGTCGAGATCGTCCACGGCGACACCAGCAAGATCCCCTTCGGCATGGGCACCTACGGCTCGCGCTCGCTGGCGGTCGGCGGGTCGGCCATCGTCAAGGCGATGGACAAGGTGGAGCGCAAGGCCAAGAAGATCGCCGCCCACATGCTCGAGGCCGCCGAGACCGACATCGAGGTGAAGGACGGACGCTTCGTCGTGGCCGGCACCGACAAGGCCCTGACCATCGGCGACATCGCCCTGCAGGCCTACGTCCCGCACAACTTCCCGCTCGACGAGCTGGAGCCGGGGCTGGACGAGCAGGCCTTCTACGACCCGAAGAACTTCACCTACCCCAACGGCTGCCACGTCTGCGAGGTGGAGATCGACCCCGACACCGGCGTGGTCCAGGTGGTCAGCTTCGCCGCCGTGGACGATTTCGGGCGGGTCATCAACCCGCTGATCGTCGAGGGGCAGGTCCATGGCGGGCTGGTCCAGGGCATCGGGCAGGCGCTGTACGAGAACTGCGTCTACGACGAGGATTCGGGCCAGCTCATCACCGGGTCCTACATGGACTACTGCATGCCGCGGGCGGACGATGTGCCGTCCTTCACGGTGCGCTACCACGAGGACCAGCCCTGCACCCACAACCCGCTGGGCGTGAAGGGCTGCGGCGAGGCCGGGACCATCGGCGCCTCGGCCGCCGTGATGAACGCGGTGGTGCACGCCCTGTCCGAGTACGGCGTCACCCATCTCGACATGCCGGCGACCCCGGAGCGGGTCTGGCAGGCGATCCGGCGCCACACCCCCGCCCAGGCGGCCGAGTAA
- a CDS encoding (2Fe-2S)-binding protein yields the protein MPCTVSMTVNGKAVSREVEERTLLVTFLRDQIGLTGTHVGCDTSQCGACVVHVDGRSVKSCTMLAAQADGAAVTTIEGLAAADGTLHPMQAAFREHHGLQCGFCTPGMVMSAVDLVTANPSPSEHEVREGLEGNICRCTGYHNIVKAVMAGAEAMQGGTMKAAAE from the coding sequence ATGCCGTGTACCGTTTCCATGACCGTCAACGGAAAGGCGGTCTCGCGCGAGGTGGAGGAGCGGACCCTGCTGGTCACCTTCCTCCGCGACCAGATCGGCCTGACCGGCACCCATGTCGGCTGCGACACCAGCCAGTGCGGTGCCTGCGTCGTCCATGTGGACGGGCGGTCAGTGAAGTCCTGCACCATGCTGGCCGCCCAGGCCGACGGCGCCGCGGTCACCACCATCGAGGGGCTGGCGGCGGCGGACGGCACGCTGCACCCGATGCAGGCCGCCTTCCGCGAGCATCATGGCCTGCAGTGCGGCTTCTGCACGCCGGGCATGGTGATGAGCGCCGTCGATCTGGTGACGGCCAACCCCTCTCCCAGCGAGCACGAGGTCCGCGAGGGGCTGGAGGGCAACATCTGTCGCTGCACCGGCTACCACAACATCGTCAAGGCGGTGATGGCCGGGGCGGAAGCGATGCAGGGCGGCACGATGAAGGCCGCCGCCGAATAA
- a CDS encoding TAXI family TRAP transporter solute-binding subunit has product MKRFLAAVGVCMLTALPAQAEQFVTVLTGGTSGVYYPLGVALSGIYGKAIPGAKVTVQATKASVENLNLLQSERGEIAFSLGDSLSGAWKGDEEAGFKTKLTKLRTVAAIYPNYIQIVASKDSGVKTLADLKGKRVSVGAPKSGTELNARAIFAAAGLGYKDFAKTEYLPFAESVDLIKNRQLDATLISAGLGVAAIKDLATSQEITIVSIPADVIQKVGDPAYIAETIPPNSYSGQGDPVPTAAVRNLLVTHAGVSDDAVYAMTKAMFENLDAMGAAHAAAKQIKLDATTLQSPVPLHPGAEKFYKEKGLM; this is encoded by the coding sequence ATGAAGCGTTTTCTGGCCGCGGTCGGCGTCTGCATGCTCACCGCGCTGCCGGCCCAGGCCGAGCAGTTCGTCACCGTCCTGACCGGCGGCACCAGCGGCGTCTACTACCCGCTGGGCGTGGCGCTGTCCGGCATCTACGGCAAGGCCATTCCGGGGGCCAAGGTCACGGTCCAGGCGACCAAGGCCTCGGTCGAGAACCTGAACCTCCTCCAGTCGGAGCGCGGCGAGATTGCCTTCTCGCTCGGCGATTCGCTGAGCGGCGCCTGGAAGGGCGACGAGGAGGCCGGCTTCAAGACCAAGCTGACCAAGCTGCGCACCGTCGCCGCCATCTACCCGAACTACATCCAGATCGTCGCCAGCAAGGATTCCGGCGTGAAGACGCTGGCCGACCTGAAGGGCAAGCGCGTGTCGGTCGGCGCGCCGAAATCGGGGACGGAGCTGAACGCCCGCGCGATCTTCGCCGCCGCCGGGCTGGGCTACAAGGACTTCGCCAAGACCGAGTATCTGCCCTTCGCCGAATCGGTGGACCTGATCAAGAACCGGCAGCTCGACGCGACGCTGATCTCCGCGGGCCTCGGCGTGGCGGCGATCAAGGATCTGGCGACCTCGCAGGAGATCACCATCGTGTCGATCCCGGCCGACGTGATCCAGAAGGTCGGCGACCCCGCCTACATCGCGGAGACCATCCCGCCCAACAGCTACAGCGGCCAGGGCGATCCGGTGCCGACCGCGGCGGTGCGCAACCTGCTGGTCACCCACGCCGGCGTGTCGGACGACGCGGTCTATGCGATGACCAAGGCGATGTTCGAGAATCTCGACGCGATGGGTGCGGCCCACGCCGCCGCCAAGCAGATCAAGCTCGACGCCACCACCCTCCAGTCGCCGGTGCCGCTGCATCCGGGAGCCGAGAAGTTCTACAAGGAAAAAGGCCTGATGTAA